A single Meles meles chromosome 20, mMelMel3.1 paternal haplotype, whole genome shotgun sequence DNA region contains:
- the TRH gene encoding thyrotropin releasing hormone, with the protein MPGAWLLLAMALTLTVAGFPGGRAQPEVAQQEAAMATEHAGLDDLLRQAERLLLLREDVQRLRGNQGDPESESQIIQPDWLSKRQHPGKREGEAEEGVEEEEEEGGAVGPYKRQHPGRREDVTAWSDVTQQKRQHPGRRPSWLGYTFTKRQHPGRRLVDSKAQRSWEAEEEEEEEEEGEPIPEKRQHPGKRALGGPCGPGGACGQASLLLGLLDDLSRDQGAEEKRQHPGRRAAWAREPLEE; encoded by the exons ATGCCCGGCGCTTGGTTGCTGCTCGCCATGGCGCTGACCCTGACCGTGGCTGGTTTTCCGGGAGGTCGCGCACAGCCCGAGGTGGCCCAGCAGGAGGCAGCGATGGCCACCGAGCATGCGGGTCTGGACGACCTCCTGCGCCAAGCAGAGCGCCTCTTACTCCTCCGCGAAGACGTCCAGCGGCTGCGAGGAAACCAGGGCGATCCCGAATCTG agtcTCAGATCATTCAACCCGACTGGCTCTCCAAGCGTCAGCATCCAGGcaaaagggagggggaggcagaagagggggttgaagaggaggaggaagaaggtggaGCTGTGGGCCCCTACAAACGGCAGCACCCTGGCCGGCGGGAGGATGTGACTGCCTGGTCCGATGTCACCCAGCAAAAGCGGCAGCATCCTGGCCGGCGCCCCTCCTGGCTGGGTTACACTTTCACCAAGAGGCAGCACCCAGGCAGACGGCTGGTGGATTCCAAGGCCCAGAGGAgctgggaggcagaggaggaggaagaggaggaggaggagggcgagcCCATCCCTGAGAAACGCCAGCATCCGGGCAAGAGGGCTCTAGGAGGCCCTTGTGGGCCTGGGGGAGCCTGTGGTCAAGCCAGCCTCCTGCTGGGGCTTCTAGATGACCTGAGCAGGGATCAGGGGGCCGAGGAGAAGCGGCAGCATCCTGGGCGGCGGGCAGCCTGGGCCAGGGAGCCACTGGAGGAGTGA